A window of Streptomyces gilvosporeus contains these coding sequences:
- a CDS encoding LLM class flavin-dependent oxidoreductase translates to MEFGLFVQGYVPAARAKTDPEAEHHALMEETEYVIQADRSGFKYAWASEHHFLEEYSHLSANDVFLGYLAHATERIHLGSGIFNPLAPVNHPVKVAEKVAMLDHLSGGRFEFGSGRGAGSHEILGFMPGVTDMNHTKEIWEETIAEFPKMWLQDEYPGFRGKHWQLPPRKVLPKPYGRSHPAMWYAAGSPSSYAMAGKKGLGVLGFSVQKVSDMEWVVDSYKTAVKEAEAVGDFVNDNVMVTSTAICAETHKKAVEIAVGGGLNYLQSLLFRYHDTFPRPEGIPEWPELLPAYTEEIIELLIAEELMICGDPDEVLRQCKRWEQAGADQLSFGLPIGVSHEDTLNTIKLMGEHVIPKIDTDPVHRTTRFRQAGA, encoded by the coding sequence TTGGAATTCGGGCTCTTTGTGCAGGGATATGTGCCGGCGGCGCGGGCGAAGACCGACCCCGAGGCCGAGCATCACGCGCTGATGGAGGAGACCGAGTACGTCATCCAGGCGGACAGGTCCGGATTCAAGTACGCCTGGGCCTCCGAGCACCACTTCCTGGAGGAGTACTCCCACCTCTCCGCGAACGACGTCTTCCTCGGCTATCTCGCGCACGCCACCGAGCGCATCCACCTCGGCTCCGGCATCTTCAACCCCCTCGCCCCGGTCAACCACCCGGTGAAGGTCGCCGAGAAGGTCGCCATGCTCGACCATCTCTCCGGCGGGCGCTTCGAGTTCGGGTCCGGGCGGGGCGCGGGGAGCCACGAAATACTCGGGTTCATGCCGGGGGTGACGGATATGAACCACACCAAGGAGATATGGGAAGAGACCATCGCGGAATTCCCCAAGATGTGGCTCCAGGACGAATACCCCGGCTTCCGCGGCAAACACTGGCAGCTGCCGCCGCGCAAGGTCCTGCCCAAGCCGTACGGGAGGTCCCATCCGGCGATGTGGTACGCCGCCGGGTCGCCGTCCTCGTACGCGATGGCGGGCAAAAAGGGGCTGGGCGTCCTCGGTTTCAGCGTGCAGAAGGTCTCCGACATGGAATGGGTCGTCGACTCGTACAAAACCGCCGTCAAGGAGGCCGAGGCGGTCGGGGACTTCGTCAACGACAACGTCATGGTGACCTCGACGGCCATCTGCGCGGAGACGCACAAGAAGGCGGTGGAGATCGCCGTCGGCGGCGGGCTCAACTACCTCCAGTCGCTGCTCTTCCGCTACCACGACACCTTCCCGCGGCCCGAAGGCATACCGGAATGGCCGGAGCTGCTCCCCGCGTACACCGAGGAGATCATCGAGCTGCTGATCGCGGAGGAGCTGATGATCTGCGGCGATCCGGACGAGGTGCTGCGGCAGTGCAAGCGGTGGGAACAGGCCGGCGCCGATCAGCTCTCCTTCGGGCTGCCGATCGGGGTGAGCCATGAGGACACCCTGAACACCATCAAGCTCATGGGCGAGCACGTCATCCCGAAGATCGACACCGACCCGGTGCACCGGACGACGCGCTTCCGGCAGGCGGGAGCGTGA
- a CDS encoding N-acyl-D-amino-acid deacylase family protein, producing the protein MLDHLIKGATVVDGTGAPSYPADLGIRDGRIAIIATPGTVTEPARTYEDAQGLVLAPGFVDPHTHYDAQLFWDPYATPSLNHGVTTVAGGNCGFTLAPLHPDRPEDADYTRRMMSKVEGMSLVALEEGAPWNWHSFGDYLDALDGRIAVNAGFMVGHCALRRYVMGADAVGGQPTPEQMTQMLRLFHDAMDAGAWGLSTTQSATHSDGDGQPVASRHARPEELLALSRAVADHEGTQIEAIVAGCLDQFSDDEIELLVEMSAAAGRPLNWNVLTIDAAVPERVPRQLAAGERARKAGGRIVALTMPILTPMNMSLGTFCALNLIPGWGEILGLPIPERIARLRNAEVRAEMLRRATSKEAGVFRRLTNFERYVIGDTYSPANDGLTGRVVRDIAVERGQDAFHCLVEICAHDDLRTVLWPMPTDNDPDSWALRQETWQHEDVLLGGSDAGAHLDRMCGAPYTTRFLGDCLRGRRLVGLERAVQMLTDDPARLFGLRDRGRIAEGYHADLVLFDPQRIDAGPATLVHDLPGDSPRLDSRALGVVSVRVNGVETIRDDAVTGAVPGTVLRSGRDTRTVSTR; encoded by the coding sequence ATGCTCGACCACCTCATCAAGGGCGCGACCGTCGTGGACGGGACCGGAGCGCCCTCCTACCCCGCCGACCTCGGCATCCGCGACGGGCGCATCGCGATCATCGCGACGCCCGGAACGGTCACCGAACCGGCCCGTACCTACGAGGACGCCCAGGGGCTCGTCCTCGCCCCTGGCTTCGTCGACCCGCATACGCACTACGACGCCCAGCTGTTCTGGGACCCGTACGCCACGCCCTCGCTCAACCACGGCGTGACCACCGTCGCGGGCGGCAACTGCGGTTTCACCCTCGCCCCGCTGCACCCCGACCGCCCCGAGGACGCCGACTACACCCGGCGGATGATGAGCAAGGTCGAGGGCATGTCCCTGGTCGCCCTGGAGGAGGGCGCGCCATGGAACTGGCACAGCTTCGGCGACTATCTGGACGCGCTCGACGGCCGGATCGCTGTCAACGCGGGCTTCATGGTGGGCCATTGCGCGCTCCGCCGGTACGTCATGGGCGCGGACGCGGTCGGCGGACAGCCGACGCCCGAGCAGATGACGCAGATGCTGCGGCTGTTCCACGACGCCATGGACGCCGGGGCCTGGGGCCTGTCCACGACCCAGTCCGCCACCCACTCCGACGGCGACGGCCAACCGGTCGCCTCGCGCCACGCCCGCCCCGAGGAACTGCTCGCGCTCTCCCGTGCGGTGGCCGACCACGAGGGCACCCAGATCGAAGCGATCGTGGCGGGCTGCCTCGACCAGTTCTCCGACGACGAGATCGAACTGCTCGTGGAGATGTCGGCGGCCGCCGGACGCCCGCTGAACTGGAACGTCCTGACCATCGACGCCGCGGTGCCGGAGCGGGTGCCGCGCCAACTGGCCGCCGGCGAACGGGCCCGCAAGGCCGGCGGCCGCATCGTGGCGCTGACCATGCCGATCCTCACCCCCATGAACATGTCACTGGGCACCTTCTGCGCCCTCAACCTCATCCCCGGCTGGGGCGAGATCCTCGGCCTGCCGATACCCGAACGCATCGCCCGGCTGCGCAACGCCGAGGTACGGGCCGAGATGCTGCGCCGCGCCACGAGCAAGGAGGCCGGCGTCTTCCGCCGCCTGACCAATTTCGAGCGCTATGTCATCGGGGACACCTACTCCCCGGCCAACGACGGGCTCACCGGCCGGGTGGTCCGCGATATCGCCGTCGAACGCGGACAGGACGCCTTCCACTGCCTGGTGGAGATCTGCGCCCACGACGACCTGCGCACGGTCCTGTGGCCGATGCCCACCGACAACGACCCGGACAGCTGGGCGCTGCGGCAGGAGACCTGGCAGCACGAGGACGTCCTGCTCGGCGGCTCGGACGCCGGCGCCCATCTGGACCGCATGTGCGGCGCCCCGTACACCACCCGCTTCCTCGGCGACTGTCTGCGCGGCCGCCGGCTCGTCGGCCTGGAGCGCGCCGTACAGATGCTGACCGACGACCCGGCCCGGCTCTTCGGGCTGCGCGACCGGGGCCGGATAGCCGAGGGCTACCACGCCGACCTGGTCCTCTTCGACCCGCAGCGGATCGACGCGGGGCCCGCCACGCTGGTGCACGACTTGCCCGGCGACAGCCCGCGGCTGGACTCCCGGGCCCTCGGCGTGGTGAGCGTACGGGTCAACGGCGTCGAGACCATCCGGGACGACGCGGTGACCGGGGCGGTGCCCGGGACGGTACTGCGCTCCGGGCGGGACACCAGGACGGTGAGCACCCGGTGA